One Marinifilum sp. JC120 genomic window carries:
- a CDS encoding chemotaxis protein CheW, whose product MESNTLDYFKRESDRELLRKRAEKLAFKVSDETSGREKESGAREYVFVRMGTNVYGFDTSVVKEVMIPEEIVSVPCTPDFHLGLMSVRGHLWAVIDLCAFLGTGEKLESDTPGVVLLEDDESEFGIAVDEIVGVIPVPDDEIKSLPDGESRLSSFCRGITADRRTVLNGAELLRDESLMVNEFVGSNQHGLS is encoded by the coding sequence ATGGAAAGCAATACCTTGGATTATTTTAAAAGGGAAAGTGACAGGGAGCTTCTTCGCAAGAGGGCGGAAAAGTTAGCCTTTAAAGTTTCCGATGAGACAAGCGGACGAGAAAAAGAGTCCGGTGCACGGGAATATGTTTTTGTTCGTATGGGAACCAATGTTTATGGTTTTGACACATCTGTGGTTAAAGAGGTCATGATTCCGGAAGAGATAGTCTCCGTTCCTTGTACTCCCGATTTTCATCTTGGGTTAATGAGTGTGCGCGGGCACCTTTGGGCAGTGATTGATCTGTGTGCTTTTCTTGGAACCGGAGAAAAACTTGAATCAGATACTCCCGGTGTGGTTCTTCTGGAGGACGATGAATCAGAATTCGGAATTGCTGTCGATGAGATTGTCGGGGTTATTCCTGTACCTGATGATGAGATTAAGTCCCTGCCTGATGGAGAAAGCCGTCTTTCCAGTTTTTGTCGCGGAATAACCGCTGACCGTAGGACAGTGCTCAACGGGGCTGAATTGCTGCGGGATGAATCTCTCATGGTCAATGAATTTGTAGGCAGCAACCAGCACGGTCTGTCTTAA
- a CDS encoding response regulator → MPMIDGDLKQRLQAAFRGESSDRMRVLSSDFLRLEKGCGSEDLAVVVESSYRELHSLKGAARAVGLGVVEEFCQAFESFFAVLKQLQLIPSGKTCSMMLGWLDLLEDMLREEDDSVEAKVSPSIVLAISRMQEFVDSPQLIESGGDHPVLDSKLPGTEDNAESATQAGGAVNKSDSGDFEQGDEAGQSKHDGSLNPSSMGDSVRVSSSFLTGLLLQTEELISSRNAQRSRIQEISELDKLLAEFTNFYHGANEGGASFSGEELKQNLLMGKKLDDFFRRFSALGVLARKAEREFTSKIDSLLGDFKNSMLLPFSSLLDVFPRMVRTLSMEQGKECRMESSGDNVRIDRRILEMLHDPLMHMVRNSIDHGIESRDERIAQGKKTVGRIFFSITQIDRDVVKIIYGDDGRGIDLERLKAVAVSSGVISAEEAESMDRRSALDLVFISGMSSSKIITDISGRGLGMAIVRDKVESLGGSVVVASPQGKGFRIVLNIPVALTSFRGIVVESAGKCFVVPKSSVRKVMLVRQDDIASVGGNETVFVFGRPLPLVSLAEILELKSKEKQDGAFPVLIVGKGRKAVAISVDGLSGEQDVMAKGMGPLLKRVRNVSGFSMLGSGELAPILHTPDMARTALSLHAEGKVRSVQHRQGIKELKTVLVTEDSITSRMLLKNVLEAAGYNVVTAVNGLDALQKIESSPPDILVSDVEMPQMDGFTLTARVRKMDSCASLPIILVTSLGSAEDRERGVEAGADAYIIKSSFDQGNLLEVIDRLAG, encoded by the coding sequence ATGCCCATGATTGACGGTGATCTCAAGCAAAGACTGCAGGCTGCGTTCAGGGGGGAAAGTTCCGACCGTATGCGGGTGCTTTCGTCGGATTTTTTACGGCTGGAAAAAGGGTGTGGTAGCGAAGATCTTGCCGTAGTTGTTGAATCTTCATACCGTGAACTTCATAGTCTTAAAGGGGCTGCAAGGGCTGTTGGCCTTGGAGTTGTTGAAGAATTTTGTCAGGCATTTGAATCTTTTTTTGCCGTGCTGAAACAGTTGCAGTTGATTCCTTCCGGAAAGACCTGTTCCATGATGCTGGGGTGGCTGGATCTGCTGGAAGATATGCTCCGCGAGGAAGATGATTCCGTGGAGGCTAAGGTTTCTCCTTCGATTGTTTTGGCTATTTCCCGGATGCAGGAATTTGTGGATTCCCCGCAGTTGATTGAGAGCGGGGGCGATCATCCGGTACTTGATAGTAAACTGCCGGGAACTGAGGATAATGCAGAGTCCGCTACTCAGGCGGGCGGTGCTGTCAATAAAAGTGATTCCGGTGACTTTGAGCAGGGTGATGAAGCCGGACAGAGTAAGCATGATGGTAGCTTGAATCCGTCTTCCATGGGTGACAGTGTCCGGGTTAGCTCCTCTTTTCTGACCGGACTTCTTTTGCAGACAGAAGAACTTATTTCTTCACGAAATGCGCAGCGCAGCCGAATTCAGGAAATCTCAGAGCTTGATAAGCTGCTGGCTGAATTTACTAATTTTTATCATGGCGCAAATGAGGGGGGGGCTTCTTTTTCCGGTGAAGAGCTTAAACAGAATTTGTTAATGGGCAAAAAATTGGATGATTTTTTTAGAAGATTCAGCGCGCTGGGTGTGTTGGCCCGTAAGGCAGAGCGTGAGTTTACTTCCAAAATTGATTCCCTGTTAGGTGACTTTAAAAATTCCATGCTCTTGCCGTTTTCTTCCTTGTTGGACGTGTTTCCGCGGATGGTACGTACTTTGAGCATGGAGCAAGGCAAAGAGTGCCGCATGGAAAGTAGTGGGGATAATGTGCGCATTGACCGCAGAATCCTCGAAATGCTTCACGATCCGCTTATGCATATGGTGCGTAACTCCATTGACCACGGCATTGAGAGTAGGGATGAGAGAATTGCTCAGGGCAAGAAAACTGTTGGGCGGATATTTTTTTCCATTACCCAGATCGATCGTGACGTGGTCAAAATTATTTATGGTGATGATGGTCGGGGGATTGATCTTGAGCGATTAAAAGCTGTTGCGGTCAGCAGTGGTGTTATTTCAGCGGAGGAGGCGGAGAGTATGGACCGCCGTTCTGCGCTGGATTTGGTTTTTATTTCCGGCATGTCCAGCAGCAAAATTATAACCGATATCTCCGGGCGCGGCTTGGGTATGGCTATTGTCCGTGACAAGGTGGAGTCCCTCGGGGGAAGTGTTGTGGTAGCCAGTCCGCAAGGTAAAGGTTTCCGGATTGTCCTGAATATTCCGGTTGCCTTGACATCATTTAGAGGCATTGTTGTCGAATCTGCCGGGAAATGTTTTGTCGTGCCTAAATCAAGTGTCCGCAAAGTCATGTTGGTCCGGCAGGATGATATTGCTTCAGTCGGGGGCAATGAGACTGTTTTTGTTTTCGGCAGACCACTGCCTCTGGTCAGCCTTGCTGAGATTCTTGAGCTGAAAAGTAAGGAAAAGCAAGATGGTGCTTTCCCTGTTCTGATTGTCGGCAAAGGGCGTAAAGCTGTGGCTATAAGTGTCGACGGTTTGTCCGGTGAACAGGATGTGATGGCTAAAGGTATGGGGCCGCTGTTGAAACGTGTTCGTAATGTTTCTGGTTTTTCCATGCTCGGTTCGGGTGAACTCGCTCCCATTTTGCATACCCCGGACATGGCTCGTACTGCATTGAGTCTGCATGCTGAAGGGAAGGTTCGTTCAGTTCAGCACAGGCAGGGCATCAAGGAATTGAAAACAGTGCTTGTTACCGAGGATTCCATAACTTCGCGCATGTTGCTTAAAAATGTTTTGGAAGCAGCTGGTTACAATGTGGTCACAGCTGTCAATGGTCTGGACGCTTTGCAAAAAATTGAATCATCGCCGCCGGATATTCTTGTTTCTGATGTGGAAATGCCGCAGATGGATGGGTTTACCTTGACTGCAAGGGTTCGTAAGATGGATAGTTGTGCCAGTTTACCAATTATTTTGGTGACCTCTCTTGGTTCAGCTGAGGACCGGGAGCGTGGGGTTGAAGCTGGAGCAGATGCCTACATTATTAAGTCTAGCTTTGATCAAGGTAATCTACTAGAGGTTATCGATAGGTTGGCGGGATAG
- a CDS encoding chemotaxis protein CheR translates to MSNYLTEGRIGELADMVRVKFGLDFASERWKDLRSAVLRFHREDSSLSTAAECLDYIMSPTVGNNDLEQFINRLTIGETFFFRDANALRVIEHEILRKLSGMGSGLNGAVRIWSTACATGEEPYTLAMICRRAGVNSEIFGTDIDSKALIKAREGCYRKWSFRSDDTVFRDIFFRKVGSNSYILEPTIKRMVNLSRLNLMDASVPASFRDMDVIFCRNVLMYFSSAGVNSVLDKLWDCLTPGGWLVATPSESGLLSSHGRFEPVNVDGILFYRKNEDYEPQCQFLFDEFRFQSETEVPDFFTEEPLDFKSQDEAAALEDDFRFEESIGLPDNVPADPEPDFSLMDESDGAALFEQAEKLRELGDTAGALAQYEVIAEQDIYYEFRADAFLGIAGIKADSGLADEAALWCAKVLELDRVSARAHFLLGQISLQQGNPDKALAQMRNAVFLESEFIMAHVLLGNIYMESGDSNGALRHFRISMQELEKMDQDEPVPCSDSTTAGRLKEMVGLVQKKLA, encoded by the coding sequence TGGTCCGTGTAAAATTCGGGTTGGATTTTGCTTCAGAGAGGTGGAAGGATTTGCGTAGTGCAGTACTTCGTTTTCATAGGGAAGACTCTTCATTGTCCACCGCTGCCGAATGTCTTGACTATATTATGTCTCCCACAGTTGGGAATAATGATCTGGAGCAATTTATAAATCGGCTGACTATTGGTGAGACTTTTTTCTTTCGCGATGCAAATGCCCTCAGAGTAATCGAACATGAAATTTTGCGTAAATTAAGTGGCATGGGGAGCGGGCTTAACGGTGCTGTCAGAATCTGGTCCACGGCCTGTGCTACCGGGGAAGAACCTTATACTCTTGCCATGATCTGCCGCCGGGCAGGAGTTAATTCTGAAATTTTCGGGACAGATATAGACAGCAAGGCCTTGATCAAAGCGCGCGAGGGCTGTTACCGCAAATGGTCATTTCGTTCTGATGATACAGTTTTTAGAGATATCTTTTTCCGCAAAGTCGGTTCCAATTCATATATTCTTGAACCAACCATAAAAAGGATGGTCAATCTTTCCCGCTTGAATCTCATGGACGCTTCTGTCCCTGCTTCTTTCAGAGATATGGATGTCATTTTCTGTCGAAATGTTCTCATGTATTTTTCATCTGCTGGTGTGAATTCCGTATTGGATAAACTTTGGGATTGCCTCACTCCCGGCGGATGGCTGGTTGCTACGCCCAGTGAATCCGGTTTGCTCAGCAGTCATGGTAGGTTTGAACCTGTCAATGTTGATGGGATTCTGTTCTACCGCAAAAATGAAGATTATGAGCCGCAGTGCCAATTCTTGTTTGATGAATTCCGATTTCAGAGTGAGACGGAAGTTCCTGACTTTTTCACTGAGGAGCCGCTTGATTTTAAATCGCAGGACGAAGCAGCTGCGTTGGAAGATGATTTTCGATTTGAAGAATCAATTGGGCTGCCCGATAACGTTCCGGCTGATCCTGAACCGGATTTTAGCTTGATGGACGAGAGTGATGGAGCCGCGCTTTTTGAGCAGGCTGAAAAGCTGCGTGAACTGGGTGATACCGCCGGTGCTCTCGCTCAGTATGAAGTAATTGCTGAGCAGGATATTTATTATGAATTCAGGGCTGACGCGTTTTTGGGTATTGCCGGGATCAAGGCAGATTCCGGCTTAGCGGATGAAGCTGCTCTGTGGTGCGCTAAGGTTCTTGAGCTGGATCGGGTTTCCGCTCGCGCTCATTTTTTGCTTGGGCAGATCAGTCTGCAACAGGGGAACCCGGATAAGGCCCTTGCCCAGATGCGTAACGCAGTTTTTCTGGAAAGCGAATTTATCATGGCACATGTGCTTCTTGGGAATATATATATGGAGAGCGGCGATAGTAACGGAGCTTTGAGACATTTTCGTATCTCCATGCAGGAGTTGGAAAAAATGGATCAGGATGAACCTGTGCCCTGCTCTGATAGTACAACTGCCGGGCGGCTGAAGGAAATGGTGGGGTTGGTCCAAAAGAAGCTGGCTTAG